A window of the Chloroflexus sp. Y-396-1 genome harbors these coding sequences:
- a CDS encoding proton-conducting transporter membrane subunit — MLYLLLIFFPISMAFSIFLLRRLPRIAVSLAIGTLVIELFLAMQVRVDDPIRVLGVTLLLSPLHQIFLFLFLGIGIVTLIAALLFPHGENFSATGLLIIAQTVAILVMQDSFVTALVLVAMGLTAVLAIVDLPVGAGVLISRQTLVTALKYLVLMVIAGLLLYAAYVLTDIFRPGELPGRISPARFILALLAAGFALRMALTPFHTWLVDLVGYVGSLAAVLIIALPIPASLLVFLLTLQSFPTLIFEGGQALDVLRIGAAVSALLAAALALTASTLRQRIAYLITSHCGIIFYSFASLSLAGLSGAMFGVINLALAVTTVLISLEMIEYPTGGHSESAHADVLWRRPIAGTGLLGGGLALIGWLPSPGGTSYLLTLQAAAEAGWGELSVLLIAMILATLALVQLAVQYLIGPRTRTPVPEPLLLGETEVDRPPPMRLPREPLGASWLVGSLLVTMLVIGIFPNILLPTIEAAVRSLAAISAM; from the coding sequence ATGCTGTACCTGTTACTCATCTTTTTTCCGATTAGCATGGCGTTTAGCATCTTTCTGCTACGCCGTTTACCGCGCATCGCCGTAAGCCTAGCGATCGGGACGCTCGTCATTGAACTGTTCCTCGCCATGCAGGTACGAGTCGATGATCCAATACGAGTGTTAGGAGTTACCCTCCTCCTCAGCCCGCTGCATCAAATTTTTCTGTTTCTCTTTCTGGGAATTGGGATTGTTACCCTTATTGCCGCCTTATTGTTTCCCCACGGCGAAAATTTTAGCGCTACTGGGCTACTGATCATCGCGCAGACGGTTGCCATTCTGGTTATGCAAGACTCGTTTGTCACGGCCTTGGTGTTAGTGGCGATGGGACTTACTGCGGTGCTCGCAATCGTTGATCTCCCGGTCGGAGCTGGTGTGCTGATCAGCCGACAAACATTGGTCACGGCCCTAAAGTATCTGGTGTTGATGGTTATTGCTGGCCTCCTGCTCTACGCGGCATACGTACTAACCGATATTTTTCGACCAGGTGAATTGCCTGGTCGCATTTCACCAGCTCGATTCATTTTAGCCTTGCTGGCGGCCGGTTTTGCTTTGCGTATGGCGCTTACCCCGTTTCATACCTGGCTGGTTGATCTGGTAGGATACGTCGGGTCACTGGCCGCAGTGTTAATTATTGCGCTTCCTATTCCCGCGAGCTTGCTGGTCTTTTTACTAACGCTCCAAAGTTTCCCCACCCTCATCTTCGAGGGGGGACAGGCCCTCGATGTGCTGCGGATTGGGGCCGCGGTAAGTGCGTTACTGGCTGCCGCTCTTGCCCTCACTGCATCCACCCTACGACAACGAATTGCTTACCTGATCACCAGTCATTGCGGTATCATATTCTATAGTTTCGCCTCATTGTCGTTGGCCGGTCTAAGTGGGGCAATGTTCGGTGTGATCAATCTTGCGCTGGCCGTAACGACGGTTTTGATCAGTCTGGAAATGATCGAATATCCGACCGGGGGACATTCTGAGTCAGCGCATGCTGATGTACTTTGGCGGCGACCAATTGCTGGCACTGGGTTATTGGGTGGTGGGCTAGCGCTCATCGGATGGCTACCATCGCCAGGTGGTACAAGTTATCTGCTGACGCTTCAGGCTGCAGCAGAAGCCGGTTGGGGAGAACTATCCGTTCTGCTGATAGCAATGATACTGGCAACCCTGGCGCTTGTCCAATTGGCGGTGCAATACCTGATTGGACCACGTACCAGAACACCCGTTCCTGAACCGTTGCTGCTTGGCGAAACGGAGGTAGATCGCCCTCCCCCGATGCGGCTCCCACGTGAACCATTGGGCGCAAGTTGGCTAGTCGGGAGTTTGCTGGTAACAATGCTGGTAATCGGTATCTTCCCCAACATCTTGTTGCCAACGATTGAGGCAGCGGTACGCAGTCTGGCAGCAATCAGCGCTATGTAA
- a CDS encoding ABC transporter ATP-binding protein, whose amino-acid sequence MTDVILVDGLTKRYGHVSVLRGVNLRVTAGEVYGLLGPNGAGKSTLIHLLLGFLHPDSGRIRILGSADLETQRRLIGYVPERQRYHSLCTPREYLTFLGRCDGIPETQLRQRIDELLKLTGLTDVAHRYLRTFSRGMLQRLGIAQALLTDPDLLLIDEPTSGLDLDGQQELLLLLNDVRQRGHTVFLCTHRLAEVEYLCDRVGILTNGHIALEVNVAEVRQMAGSVTVQTGPLDLPLRQRLEMIGREVTCDEQSVVINPHTPELQARVLQILIEANVPIHALEPQTSRLAQIYMRTVRGEAVDNLLVSRQPTLQVLLRDAIPPTPIDEVDPLLKRLLQRQDTNPTDQKDGSQ is encoded by the coding sequence ATGACCGATGTGATTCTTGTTGATGGACTTACCAAACGTTACGGTCATGTATCGGTCTTGCGCGGTGTCAATCTGCGCGTAACTGCGGGTGAAGTTTATGGCTTGCTCGGCCCGAATGGCGCCGGGAAGTCAACGCTCATCCACTTGCTGCTCGGCTTTCTCCACCCTGATAGCGGACGCATCCGTATCCTGGGCAGTGCCGATCTGGAAACACAGCGCCGTTTAATCGGCTACGTACCAGAACGTCAACGTTATCACAGCTTGTGTACACCTCGTGAATATCTCACCTTCCTCGGTCGTTGTGATGGGATTCCTGAGACACAATTACGGCAACGAATCGACGAATTATTGAAACTGACCGGATTAACAGATGTTGCCCATAGGTATCTTCGTACTTTCTCAAGAGGAATGCTTCAGCGTCTGGGAATTGCACAGGCGCTCTTGACCGATCCCGATCTGTTGCTGATCGATGAACCGACAAGCGGGTTAGACCTCGATGGTCAGCAAGAGTTGCTTCTGCTCCTTAACGATGTCCGACAGCGTGGTCATACAGTCTTCCTCTGCACACACCGGTTGGCCGAGGTTGAATATCTCTGCGACCGGGTAGGTATCTTAACCAACGGCCACATTGCGTTAGAGGTCAACGTGGCCGAAGTGCGACAAATGGCCGGAAGTGTCACTGTGCAGACCGGACCACTTGATTTACCGTTGCGGCAACGGCTTGAGATGATTGGACGAGAAGTTACCTGTGATGAGCAGAGTGTGGTAATTAACCCACATACCCCTGAGTTACAAGCCAGGGTTTTGCAAATATTAATCGAGGCCAACGTACCAATTCATGCATTGGAACCGCAAACGAGCCGACTGGCCCAAATCTACATGCGAACAGTACGCGGTGAGGCGGTTGACAATCTGCTTGTTTCCAGACAACCTACGCTGCAAGTATTGTTGCGCGATGCGATCCCACCAACACCAATCGACGAGGTTGATCCTCTGTTGAAGCGATTACTGCAACGCCAAGACACCAACCCAACAGATCAGAAGGATGGCAGTCAATGA
- a CDS encoding peptidoglycan DD-metalloendopeptidase family protein has protein sequence MRYTSYLLLVIAIVLYGCTAPPPLSTPTPEPTLLPTVINALPTLITATPELTPVPTATPTLTPTATPLPEMHSLFDPQRLSYDHNFSGPEIQTFLEARNSPLATARISIGNRSHSFTDVLVSLSNLYSISPRLLLSLMDLQSGILSTPTPGSEQLAWAAGFRGDNGSRRGLFAQLRWLTRELRAALRDYALLDVTELPPLQFANGIVLAVPPTTDLSRYVLSRALAPTTTPDRLDALLSAVASTYQRLFDLDPRLAPTDWPPPAEPFLSRPFERNFPVTSFFDHDAPFLRANGSLHTFWGRAETDRAFAYDGHTGWDYAMGPPERVLAAAPGLVVFAGYSDDGCQTPAGAVIIEHGNGYRTLYWHLARVDVTAGRTVERGTVIGIAGDTGCARGAHLHFQVQYLGRDVDPYGWCGADPDPWANNPVGQISVWLWVDMPSPCAPPPPGVIVVDNTDPGFRHSGDWQMIDTGYGGSALFAPSYLTSSTTRPWRFSDFAAPRIALWQPALPAVGQYRVLSYVPFALNGFDDSREARFLVRHRDGETIVTVDLEAERNWWVDLGIYTFDPTLSPLVATGTVAGDRRRGIWADAVAFIPLTESIPTIR, from the coding sequence ATGCGTTATACGAGTTATCTGTTACTTGTTATTGCCATCGTGTTATATGGTTGTACGGCTCCACCGCCGTTGTCAACTCCTACCCCGGAACCAACACTTCTACCGACCGTTATCAACGCACTGCCAACACTCATAACTGCTACGCCTGAATTAACCCCTGTTCCAACCGCAACACCGACCTTAACGCCGACGGCAACGCCGCTACCCGAAATGCATTCGCTTTTCGATCCACAACGGCTAAGCTACGACCACAACTTCAGTGGCCCTGAGATTCAGACATTCCTAGAGGCGCGCAACAGTCCACTGGCGACAGCCCGGATATCTATTGGCAATCGTAGTCATTCGTTTACCGATGTGCTGGTCTCATTGAGTAATCTCTATAGTATTAGTCCACGTTTATTGCTAAGCCTGATGGATCTGCAAAGTGGTATACTAAGTACACCCACGCCTGGCAGCGAGCAGTTAGCCTGGGCTGCCGGATTTCGGGGCGATAATGGGAGTCGGCGTGGCCTATTTGCACAGTTGCGTTGGTTGACCCGTGAACTGCGAGCGGCCTTACGCGATTATGCCCTACTCGATGTAACAGAGCTCCCGCCGTTGCAATTTGCCAATGGTATTGTCCTTGCGGTACCACCAACGACTGACCTCAGTCGTTATGTGCTGAGTCGGGCGTTAGCACCGACGACGACTCCTGATCGTCTCGATGCTCTGCTGTCAGCAGTGGCGTCAACGTATCAGCGGTTGTTTGATCTCGATCCACGACTGGCACCAACAGACTGGCCTCCACCGGCCGAACCCTTTCTCAGTCGACCTTTTGAACGTAACTTTCCGGTGACTTCCTTTTTCGATCACGACGCTCCTTTTCTGCGTGCTAATGGCTCACTGCATACATTTTGGGGGCGTGCCGAAACTGACCGGGCTTTTGCTTATGACGGTCATACCGGTTGGGATTATGCAATGGGGCCACCTGAGCGGGTTCTGGCGGCTGCACCTGGTCTTGTCGTCTTCGCCGGGTATTCTGATGATGGCTGTCAGACACCGGCTGGTGCAGTGATTATCGAACATGGGAATGGCTATCGCACGCTCTACTGGCACCTGGCCCGCGTAGATGTGACGGCTGGCCGTACTGTTGAACGCGGTACCGTCATTGGTATTGCTGGTGATACCGGCTGCGCCCGCGGTGCTCATTTACATTTTCAGGTACAATATCTGGGACGCGATGTTGATCCTTACGGTTGGTGTGGTGCAGATCCCGATCCATGGGCTAATAATCCGGTTGGTCAGATCAGTGTCTGGCTGTGGGTTGATATGCCTTCCCCCTGTGCGCCGCCACCACCAGGGGTTATCGTTGTTGATAATACTGATCCGGGTTTTCGGCATAGTGGCGATTGGCAAATGATAGATACAGGCTATGGCGGGAGCGCTCTGTTTGCTCCGTCTTACCTGACGAGCAGCACCACCCGCCCTTGGCGTTTCAGTGATTTTGCAGCGCCACGCATTGCTCTCTGGCAACCAGCACTACCTGCTGTTGGGCAGTATCGGGTATTGTCCTATGTACCGTTTGCCCTCAATGGCTTTGATGACTCACGTGAAGCCAGGTTTTTAGTGCGCCATCGTGATGGCGAAACGATCGTGACCGTAGATTTAGAGGCCGAACGAAACTGGTGGGTAGATTTAGGCATTTACACGTTCGATCCTACTCTATCGCCGCTCGTGGCAACCGGCACCGTAGCCGGCGATCGACGACGCGGGATTTGGGCCGATGCGGTTGCCTTCATTCCACTCACCGAATCCATCCCTACGATACGCTAA
- a CDS encoding Uma2 family endonuclease, giving the protein MTHPIATAPAPLPEDDPFRYGWRYVRRPAPDDPDHLEQVPLTLEDVLHPEVGDFIVHSDRHETDRMYLTAVLRARLEPHGQAIVLSDVRVAWDVPDLRPHGPDVMVIPGLRERRDWSTFDVAEEGVRPALIIEITSPETRENDVVRKVVHYARVGVAQYVIVDNLGRRGERQLRLLDYRLVGDTYRLQPPDARGWVHLEVAGLWLGVEGDHVVCYTDDGTAFGDYATVVQQAAEAEARARQEAAARAEAEEQARREAEARAEAEARARAAEEQVQREAEARAEAEARARAAAEQAQREAAARAATEARLRELEAELRRLRGLSEW; this is encoded by the coding sequence ATGACCCATCCGATTGCCACCGCACCTGCCCCGCTCCCCGAAGACGACCCCTTCCGCTACGGCTGGCGCTACGTCCGTCGCCCCGCCCCCGACGACCCCGACCATCTCGAACAGGTGCCGCTCACCCTCGAAGACGTGTTGCACCCCGAAGTGGGAGACTTCATCGTGCACAGTGACCGCCACGAAACCGACCGCATGTACCTCACGGCGGTGCTACGCGCCCGGCTCGAACCGCACGGGCAGGCTATCGTGCTGAGTGACGTGCGGGTAGCGTGGGACGTGCCCGACCTGCGGCCGCACGGGCCGGACGTGATGGTCATTCCGGGGCTGCGTGAGCGACGGGATTGGAGCACCTTTGACGTGGCGGAGGAGGGGGTGCGACCGGCGTTGATTATTGAAATCACGTCGCCGGAGACGCGGGAGAACGACGTGGTGCGGAAGGTGGTGCACTACGCACGGGTGGGGGTGGCGCAGTACGTGATTGTGGACAACCTCGGACGGCGGGGGGAGCGGCAGCTCCGGTTGCTCGATTACCGGCTGGTGGGGGACACCTACCGGCTTCAGCCGCCCGATGCGCGGGGGTGGGTGCATCTGGAGGTTGCCGGGCTGTGGCTAGGGGTGGAGGGCGACCACGTGGTTTGCTACACCGACGACGGCACGGCGTTTGGTGACTATGCGACGGTAGTGCAGCAGGCGGCGGAAGCCGAGGCGAGAGCGCGACAGGAAGCGGCAGCGCGGGCCGAGGCGGAAGAACAGGCCCGACGCGAAGCTGAAGCCCGCGCCGAGGCGGAAGCACGGGCGCGAGCGGCGGAAGAACAAGTGCAGCGCGAAGCCGAAGCACGGGCGGAAGCCGAGGCGCGAGCGCGAGCGGCAGCGGAACAAGCACAGCGCGAAGCCGCAGCTCGTGCTGCCACAGAAGCCCGTCTACGCGAGCTAGAGGCCGAGTTACGACGGTTGCGGGGATTATCGGAATGGTGA
- a CDS encoding NTP transferase domain-containing protein: MNIYGLLLAAGQSARMGQPKQLLSWRGQPLVAHVAKEALTVPLSGLVVVVGAAEDAVRSALRDLPVTIVPNPDFAAGLSTSLATGLRSLPATADAALILLVDQPLVTARLIRQLINAYQSRPDVLAVIPRYHGQRGNPVIIAAPLFCELCQLSGDHGARIVLDRYADQIVWLDVDDPAVVTDVDTPAAWQALVGERKQLFDNNR, encoded by the coding sequence ATGAATATCTACGGTCTCTTGCTGGCTGCTGGCCAATCGGCACGTATGGGGCAACCAAAACAACTTCTCTCCTGGCGTGGACAGCCGCTCGTGGCACACGTCGCCAAAGAAGCGCTCACCGTTCCCCTTTCCGGACTAGTTGTTGTTGTTGGGGCAGCCGAAGATGCCGTTCGTTCGGCCCTCCGCGATCTCCCCGTCACTATTGTTCCTAATCCAGACTTTGCGGCAGGCTTAAGCACCTCATTAGCAACAGGCCTCCGCTCATTACCCGCTACTGCCGATGCCGCCCTGATATTATTGGTTGATCAACCGCTGGTTACAGCCCGACTGATACGGCAACTGATCAACGCCTATCAATCTCGACCTGACGTACTCGCTGTAATCCCACGCTATCATGGTCAGCGTGGCAACCCCGTGATCATCGCTGCTCCTCTGTTCTGCGAACTGTGTCAGTTGAGTGGCGACCACGGTGCCCGCATTGTATTAGATCGCTACGCCGATCAGATCGTTTGGTTAGACGTGGACGATCCGGCAGTGGTGACCGATGTTGATACACCAGCAGCCTGGCAGGCGTTAGTTGGTGAGCGTAAGCAGCTCTTCGATAATAATCGATAG
- the selA gene encoding L-seryl-tRNA(Sec) selenium transferase, whose amino-acid sequence MSFRSLPSVDTLIRAVQPDWPELPHDLIRDAARVVLAEARAAISAGHSPPEVSALIAAVHTRLKASFTPSLRPLINATGVIIQTNLGRAPLSEAARAAMQAIGVSYSNLEYDLAQGERGSRHVHLESLLTQLTGAESALVVNNNAAAVYLVLIALAAGREVIVSRGQAVEIGGGFRIPDVLRASGAVLVEVGTTNRTYTRDYVAAISERTALILRVHASNFRLIGFVHEPPLAELATVAHQYGLPLLDDLGSGTLIDTRQFGLPPEPMVQESVAAGADLVTFSGDKLLGGPQAGIIVGRRDLIGQLRRHPLARALRVDKSTIAGLAVTLHSYLRGTALQEIPVWKLISTPLIDLQARAQAIATALNAVGIPARATDCAGAIGGGSLPGVTQPSAGVLLTPATENATALARRLRMADPPVVARIVDEQVLCDLRSVFPTEDAVLIKVLREVWR is encoded by the coding sequence ATGTCATTTCGCTCGTTGCCAAGTGTCGATACGTTGATCCGTGCTGTACAGCCCGATTGGCCGGAGCTACCGCACGATTTAATACGCGATGCGGCGCGGGTGGTATTGGCCGAGGCGCGTGCAGCGATCAGCGCTGGTCATTCGCCACCGGAAGTATCGGCATTGATAGCGGCAGTTCATACGCGCTTAAAGGCCAGTTTTACCCCAAGTTTGCGGCCACTGATCAATGCTACCGGTGTGATCATTCAAACCAACCTGGGTCGTGCACCGCTGAGCGAAGCTGCACGGGCGGCAATGCAGGCAATTGGCGTCAGTTATAGTAATCTTGAGTATGATCTTGCTCAGGGAGAACGAGGTTCGCGCCACGTTCATCTTGAGTCGCTACTAACGCAGTTGACAGGAGCTGAGTCGGCATTGGTTGTCAACAACAATGCTGCTGCTGTGTACCTGGTGCTCATTGCATTGGCTGCTGGTCGTGAAGTTATCGTCTCGCGTGGGCAAGCGGTAGAGATTGGTGGTGGGTTCCGTATTCCTGATGTCTTGCGCGCCAGTGGAGCAGTGCTGGTTGAGGTTGGTACCACCAATCGTACTTACACTCGTGATTATGTGGCTGCGATCAGCGAACGCACCGCTCTGATCTTGCGAGTCCATGCCAGTAATTTCCGCCTGATCGGTTTTGTTCACGAACCACCCCTGGCAGAATTGGCTACCGTCGCTCATCAGTATGGTTTACCATTGCTCGATGATTTAGGCAGTGGAACGCTTATTGATACGCGCCAGTTTGGGCTACCACCTGAACCAATGGTGCAAGAGAGTGTTGCTGCTGGCGCCGATCTAGTGACATTTTCTGGCGACAAACTGCTTGGTGGGCCTCAAGCCGGGATCATTGTCGGACGCCGCGATCTCATTGGGCAATTACGTCGCCATCCACTAGCCCGAGCCTTGAGAGTTGATAAGAGTACCATTGCCGGTCTTGCAGTGACGCTGCATAGTTATCTGCGTGGGACGGCCCTGCAAGAGATTCCAGTCTGGAAGCTGATCAGTACGCCATTGATCGATCTGCAAGCACGGGCTCAGGCCATCGCAACTGCGCTGAACGCAGTCGGTATTCCGGCCCGTGCTACTGATTGTGCCGGTGCCATAGGAGGGGGTTCGCTACCGGGCGTCACCCAACCAAGTGCTGGTGTTTTGCTTACGCCCGCAACTGAAAATGCTACTGCGCTGGCTCGCCGCCTACGCATGGCCGATCCGCCGGTTGTAGCAAGGATTGTGGACGAACAGGTATTGTGTGATCTGCGCAGTGTCTTTCCTACCGAGGACGCGGTGCTGATCAAGGTGTTACGCGAGGTCTGGCGATGA
- a CDS encoding putative sugar nucleotidyl transferase: MTVILFEDELWRHFATLVQARPIFELRCGAFSTRERVMAILGRPAHGLMRPHLMAYFGPSGGLASLLASSDPILLVNGRALNLEWLTALACEPINTAYITGETLLGARVSPALASAIIYYLREQQAEAARDELLRFARVVELRPPAALLTYPWDLITEAGEQLIRDEPLLARRLPLFSADSPHLITYGKRVYVDPAAQLIGPVVFDSRDGPIFVEAAHIEPFSYIQGPAYIGPGTIIASARIRAESCIGPVCRVGGEVEASIIHGYSNKHHDGFLGHSWLGEWVNIGAMTTNSDLKNNYGSVRVMLEGIGQIDTGILKLGCFLADHVKLGIGLHLTGGTMIGTGSNVFGMHSAPKNVPHFTWGGEVFREYRIDTMISVARIVMARRKRELTPAYEQVLRKAFELTQPSRDGLG, encoded by the coding sequence ATGACCGTCATCCTGTTTGAAGATGAACTCTGGCGCCACTTTGCAACATTAGTTCAGGCGCGTCCGATCTTTGAACTACGTTGTGGCGCCTTCTCGACCCGTGAGCGTGTCATGGCGATCCTTGGCCGACCGGCCCACGGATTGATGCGCCCCCATCTGATGGCGTACTTCGGGCCATCCGGCGGGTTAGCCTCATTGTTAGCGAGCAGTGATCCCATTCTGTTGGTAAACGGGCGGGCACTCAACCTTGAATGGTTAACTGCACTTGCCTGTGAACCGATCAACACCGCTTATATCACGGGAGAGACACTGCTTGGGGCACGAGTATCACCGGCGCTTGCCAGTGCAATCATCTATTATCTCCGCGAGCAGCAGGCTGAAGCTGCTCGCGATGAGTTGCTACGTTTTGCGCGTGTAGTTGAACTACGGCCCCCGGCAGCACTCCTGACATATCCATGGGACCTTATTACCGAGGCTGGCGAGCAGTTAATTCGCGATGAACCATTGCTGGCCCGTCGTCTCCCGCTCTTCTCCGCTGACTCGCCTCACCTCATCACGTATGGAAAGCGGGTCTACGTTGACCCGGCAGCGCAACTGATTGGGCCAGTAGTGTTTGATAGCCGTGATGGGCCGATCTTTGTTGAAGCGGCTCATATCGAACCATTTAGTTACATCCAGGGGCCTGCCTATATCGGTCCTGGCACGATCATTGCCAGTGCCCGCATTCGTGCAGAAAGCTGTATCGGGCCGGTTTGTCGGGTCGGCGGTGAGGTCGAGGCGTCGATTATTCACGGCTACTCAAACAAACACCACGATGGATTCCTCGGTCATAGTTGGCTCGGCGAATGGGTAAATATTGGTGCAATGACAACCAATTCCGATCTAAAAAACAATTACGGTTCAGTACGAGTAATGCTCGAGGGCATTGGGCAGATTGATACCGGTATTCTCAAGTTGGGCTGCTTCCTAGCCGATCATGTAAAATTAGGGATCGGTCTCCATCTCACCGGTGGAACGATGATCGGTACCGGTTCCAATGTCTTCGGTATGCACAGTGCCCCCAAAAATGTTCCTCACTTTACCTGGGGTGGTGAGGTGTTTCGCGAGTATCGAATCGATACAATGATCAGTGTGGCTCGAATCGTCATGGCCCGTCGCAAACGTGAACTGACACCCGCCTATGAGCAAGTGCTCCGCAAGGCATTCGAGCTAACCCAGCCGAGTCGCGATGGTTTGGGGTGA